From the genome of Arvicola amphibius chromosome 9, mArvAmp1.2, whole genome shotgun sequence:
TTTCTCGTGAGAGCAGAAATTCCCACAATTGTGGTCATTTTGATGAACCAGACAGGGAAACAGTGTTAACGAGTCAAACAAACCCCTGTTACCAGCGATGGACTAGAACTTTCACATAGGAGATTTTTCTCCTGTTGGCTAGAGTTCTCCATGAACTCAGCATAGACTAATGTGGCATACATTACTCTGAGTATCCACAAGATCACCCATATATGTAGACGTGGGAAcagatgcatgtatgtattatctGGGGGTGGGGTTAAAAAAGGAGAGGATAGGTGAATGGGAGGAGgtctataaaggtacaagaacaTAAATTCAGAAACTCGTTTAAGTGATCTGTTcttatttgttctgtttctcttctagaaGTGTTTGAAGTCAAAGGCATTAGGCCTCTCTGAGGTAAGTGACAGTAACAACCAAAACACAGACGGAGTTGACCACTGCCCCCACAGATCCTGGCATTCCAAAGGAAATGTACAAACTAACAGCGCTGTTCTCTAAGACTTCAGCTGCTTCAACATCACCCCATGACCTGGGGTCCACAGACTTGGAGGTACACTAGCCTAGGGGAGGATTGAAAGTGGACACAAATCCTTTCAGAATTTGATTAAACCACACGATTAAAAATCAAACGTACTTGTTCCTTCATGATGCTGTACATCATGGAAAGGAATAAGGAATAATGGTTTGAGAATTTGAGAAGGTGCCCCAAGTGCCTCTCATTTCAGTTTTGGAGAAAAGAGACACGGGTGTGAGGGCAGATGGAGACCTTACTAGGCAGTCGTGGAGTTGGagccaaacacaacaaaaaaagagttggCTCTAAGGCCAAAGCAAAGAAAAGGCGCCAAGACTGTGTTTGAATGGGTGGGGAGCCCTGAGGTTTAAGGGCTGAGAAAGGAGACCGAGATAGGAGGCTGGTATCCTCATCTAGCCTGGCCTCGGGCTGCTCCTATAGTCTGTGACTCGCTCAGGCCACACCCAGTGCCTACACCGCCCGCGGTTTTCTGAGCCGAGCTGGAGCTTTCCTTTGAGAACTGGAGAAACGAGGACGTATGAATGACCCGCTGGCCGGGATCGAGCCCGGGAGATCCCGGGGGCGGGCCGTGAGCTCTCTGCGCGGGGTCGGGGGTGGGCCGCCGGCTCCGGATCCCGCGCTGTCGAAGACCGACGGGGACCTCTCAGCGGCAGGTGGGGACGTGAGATCGCGGACGCGAGAGAATTTGGATTGCCAGCCCTGGGTCAGAGAGAAAGTGCTCTTTCTTCTGAACCCCGAGAGGTGGTTGGGAACACAAGCGGACCGTGTTTGCGCAGAGCTGGTGGATAGCGAGGGCTTCCGTCCGAGGATTGAAGACCACCGCAATTCGGAACCGGAACCGAAGCTTTCCCGCAGACGCATTGCCACAGTCCCCGGAGCCCAGCCTCGGAACCCAGCAGCCACCCCCAGGTCCGTGTTGGTGCGGGTCGTGGATTACCATGAGACGCAGGAGGTGCAGCGGACTGAGTGGACCAAGGGTCAGATGACTACGAGGACCAAGGAGCGCTCTGTAACGGCCGTCACCTTTCGCACCCAGAGTGATTGACATCGTTTGTGCCGCACTGGGGCGAGAGCAGAACCTGGGTGTACCCCGCGTTGCTACGGGAGAACAATTTGTCGCTAAAGATCCGAACCTGAGAAATCTTCCAGGGCTAGGGATGCGAGGAAACACACGAAGAACCATCTCTCAGCAGCTTTAGACTTCCTTTGTGGCGTCAGTGTCTGACATCTGACAGTCCTTTAAGAGAATAAAAGGTATTTTTACATTGGTGGAACGTGGGAGTTCGAAAGTGCAAAACCTTAGTCAATTCACTTGGCGTTTTTGGAAGCAACTCATATTGCTTGTCTGGGTCTCTTTCTTGTTAAGCACCCAAAAGCACAAGTGATGTTTGCGGTCTGCTCTCTAggaagtgtgtggtgtgtggggcgggtgcagagagcagagagatttGCTTTGAAAGCCTTAAGaacaatgatatatatatatatatatatatatatatatatatatatatatatatatctcaaaacGAATCAGGAAGTGAAGCAAAATGTTTCCAGGTACTCTATACACTGGTATGCAATTTCCTCTCGGGTCCTTCGTATTTCCATGttaagaagaaaaggagcaagggaaagaaagactggAGTGGGAGAGTGGTTTTTTTCTGTGTGGAGGGGATCGGCCTAAGAACAGGCCTTTATCCCAGAGGGCGTCTAACCCAATTTACTGTTTAATAAGTGAAGTAGACATTCTGGATGCAATATGTCATAAACGGTTGTATGCTTTATTCtctttggcttgtttgtttttttttaaattaaatctatttatttatttattttacatctcaaccagtttcccctccctccttaactcccattccccactccacccccaatctgctcctctgctctttctgttcagaaagaaacATGCCCTATTCTTACCCAGACACTCACACTTTTTAACTCCTAAGATCTGTAGTTCAAACTGAACTGACAAGAACTCTGCTGGCTTCAAGTTGTATTATCTTCAATTAGATATATGTGCCTGGGAGTGTTGGTaggtgcctggaggccagagctccTTGTGGCTGGAGCTACAGGAACTTGGGAATTGGGGAGACAAGTGTTTGGTATcaaacttggtcctctgcaagagcagtctgcactcttgaccactgagccctctctccaaacTCTACCCTGTGTTTAAAATGATCGAAGGCTaacacttggtttttttttttaaagtggattcCCTTTGTCATTAGACACCAGCATTACAAAAAATTTCATTATCTTATTTATGTGAGTGTTGTGCTTGTACGTCCACGTGTTCACCGCTAGTGGGTCTCCTGCTCTCGGAACtcagcattggatcccctggaattggagttagggatggttgtgaaccatggtgcgggtgctgggtattgaacctgggtcctttgcaagaacagcaagtacttgTAACCagggaaccatctctccagtcctacatCATTATTAACTCTTTAGTACTGGGACCTAGTTTGGAACTCTGAGGAGCAAAACAAAGCTCTTAGAGAGAGGTGAGGGCTCAACTGGCCCCTATGGAAGGGATATTTGGTAACAGACAGGTAACAAAGGAGAGGGGCTCTGCTTTTGGGGTCAAGCTGGAACAGCTGCTCTTACCTAGTCCTTTCATCAGTCATCAGGCCCAGCTTGATTTGCCTTCAAGCAATAATCCAATCCACCTTTTATCTTCTGCCTGGCCAGACAGCATCCTTCTTTAACAGAAGAGCTAAGTTTGCCCTAGAGGTCAATAGCCTGTGTAGCTCATGAGCAAGTGTTTTCATGTGCTTACTAAGTAGACAAGAAATGTGGTCATCTCCCTCCTAAATATTCGTGGATGACGTTTGCTGCGTCTTACTTCTAGAGATTCAAATATGCCCAAGCAGGAGAATTtgaattctaggccagtttgTGCTGCacatggagaccctgtctcaaaagtggaTCCATCTGAGAGTACCATGGGTTTCTAACACAGATTTAGGAAAAGTATGAGAGTCGTTTTTATCCCTGCATCCTGCAAGACCAGCCTGCTGGAGATTCAACCACTAGCAGTTCTCAGGCCTGAAAGAGCTTCCCTGAGGAAGGACATTAGTGCTTGATCTCATCCACAGATCTATAGAGTAGTTGAAAATGTGATGTTGATCTCCCCATAACTTCTCCTTTTGCAGAAATTCTTCCTGATCTCTTTGTAAAGTTAATCATGACTGGCAAGTGGCCTCTCTGCCCTGATGAGATTGGTTCTACGTGATTGAGCATTGaatgaagacaagaaaaacaacCGTCTTTGCAATGACCCAAAAGAGTAGCATCCTTCAGCTATCAGAAGGCAGGCTCTAGAGTTTTGTGGCCCATACCAAACCTTTGTTAAGTAGTAACCTTGGGCAAGGTGCCTACTCTTTATGTCTTTACTTGTTATGTGGGGAGAGGAAATGCTGAGCTTTTGGGGTGGGATTTAGTTAAGATACTTAGAATACAGCCTGACATGTAATACACACTCAGCACTGACTCCTAGAATTCCTAGTGTGGTCATCATTCAACCCATCATTCAATCCCTAACTAggattcagctttttatttaatcatgtagtgtagaaatcaaaaacaaaacaaacaacaacaaaacaaataatgaaaatgcaCTAGAGGTTTTTAGCTTTTTCCATCTTTAATGGATCCGCACACCCGTTTACCAAAGTCCTTAGCAACGATTTCTCCACCATGTGGGGGTCCTCAGCTAAGACTAGAGGAAGGACCACAGTCACTATGCTGAATGAATAGAGGGGCTGACAGCTTTCATTGCCTCCCTGGCAGATGAAGCTTAGACGGGGGTCTTATTACGTAGTCTTGTTTGGCCTGGGACTCTTTATGTAAATCAGACAGGCCTCACATCTGTCTGccttcctagtgttgggattaaaggcatgcgccatcacgcCCCatattggaaaataattttaaaactacttttctaCCTGGCCCCTCCCGCCCAGTTAGCTTTCTGCAACATGTTTACAGGTTTTAAATAGATACCACGTTGAAAGCGAAAAGCAGTGGCTGAACTGTCTTGGTTTGCCTTACAGGTGAAGAGCAAGAACGCTTTCCATTTCACAGGAGTCTTTGGAAGAGCATCCGAACTTGTTCTCAGTACCCAGGAATGTCTCAGGATGACCAGGTCTCGGCATCGCTCAGGATGATTGGGTCATGGCTCTTTGACTTAACCTCTACCTCACAGAAAACTGAGTTTGTCTGACATTGTTTTTGTTGCATAAACTGCAACAAAGACTCCCAGAGGCCCATCTGAACACAATAGACTGCGACAAATGTCAGAGTAACATAACTGCCATGATCCGGCCAGTGTctacctctgttttttttttttaatcaatatatatttttattttgagacagtgtctagcTGTGTATCCCAGGCCTACTTTGGACTTGATGTCTAGCCTGTGATGATTGAGCTGGAgatcttcctcagcctccctcagCTGAGCCTCCCTCAGCCTCATAATGGGATGACAGTGTGTTCCAGATTCTTGGACTGCCACCTCTCTTTAATCTCCTTCTCCACACCTGTCATTACCCATGCTATTTGTTGTATTTGACTTGCTTGTTGTATTGAGGAGCCTTACCAGGACTTGATATTAAAACTcactgtgattctttttttttttgctaaagtttttaaattttaaatttattttgtgcatgagtgtttgcctgcatgtgtatatgtttatcgTGTCTACCAGCTGCCCACAGAGAGCAAAAGCAGGTATTAGATAACCTAAAACTGGAgtataggtggttgtaagcctTCGTGCAGGTAATCGAAACCTAACCCAGAAAGAGTCCTTAACCGCTGAGACATTTGTTCAGGACTGAAAATGACccttagaagaagaaagaaaaagttttattttcaaaatagattGTTGGTGCCCAATGTGGTAGCATAAGCCTTTAATTGCAGCAATCTGGAGGCCTACagaaaagacaagagaagaaaaaagaaaggagaaggaaaatgagaaaaagtttgcccatctagaaaaaaaaattaagaaagtgtTATGAAGTTTACAAAGATAGattaaaagacaacaaaaattcCCCCATGATCCTACATCTCTTAATATTTAGTATCACATAAATatggctttgttttaattttcttttcatgtgtatgCTTAGGTTGACACAAAATATACAGGTCTCACTTCAAAGGGAGTAAAAGGTAGTTCATTCTAAAACCAAACATGGGTGACCATGGCCAAGGAACCTAGTAATTCAGATTATGCCAACATCCACGTATCCACGTGCCTATGTggtttcatgacttttttttttttttttttttttttttttttttttttttttttttttttttttttttttttttggtttttcgagatagggtttccctgtagtttctagagcctgtcctggaactagctcttgtagaccaggctggcctcgaactcagagatccgcctgcctctgcctcccgagtgctgggattaaaggcatgtgccacactaccgcccggcttcatGACATTTTTATAGTATCAGACCAATGGAATAGTTCATAAATCCGCAGACTTTTCAAATACACTGGTAGAAACTTCGGGCAAGTGGGTCCAGCAAAGTGAGAAATTTCTGTTGTAGCTCTCAGATGCAATCTGATGTCATTATTAAAGCCTTTGGGCTGGTCTACATACCGCAAAGATGCTAGATCACGCATAGAGGTGGGCTTACATAACCCAGGCTACACTGGGTCTTGGTCTGCAACATTCAGGCTCTCTATAACCATTCAAGCTACAATcagttaattaattagttaatcagCATTGTAGAATGTTAGATTCAAAGCGTGGCTCTTGTGTACTAGCTTCAGTTAGTGCATacttatgcatttattttattgtaaggataaattataaaaagtaatcCTGGTGTAACCCCTTTGTATTTTCTGAGTAATGCTTTTATGTAGGTCTCCTTCTTAGTTAGCTGGGTAGTGTGAGAAGAAATGAAGCTTTTTTTCCACGGAGTCCCTTTTTGTCATACcatttatcacagcagcagaaaggagcAGGCTGCTGTCACTGGGGATCTGGTCCAAGGGGctccccaaaaagaaaagaacagagtctcTTCCCCCTCCACTCTCACTGCACTGCTGCTGAGTCAGAGCAAGCATGCTTGTCTGCAAAGATCCCTGGGTGATTCACATTCAAGGTTCACAAGTGTTGTCCTATCCCTGAGGTTAATGTCAGCATAGTCAGTTACtacaattaaaaacattatttagaaaaaattataatttattgttaACAGTGCCAGGGCAATAACAATTTGTTGGACTATGGAACTAGACTTTATAAAAGGGTATACAATGTAGTTTATCAGGGATTGgtaacctggaaaaaaaaaatgtgtcttcttAAACAGCTGTATTTTTCTATAATTGTCCCTAGTGAAGTATTGATTGATCATTGGATCTCTTAACTGAGAAcgagtttttcattttcaaagaaaatttcattttcaaaaatgaaatggtTTATTGCCAGACGCCCCTTaggggaggaagggcaggaagtCATTAAGGACGGCTCGGTTTCAGACCTCTGCAGCTGAGTCACAGCTTGTCAGTCATTCATGGCGAGTTATTACGGAGTAAGGCAAAGGTGGGGCTTGAATTTCAATCAGTTGATTCAGGCAGGAAAACAGGGTTGGGACTCTGGAACACCCTGAAATCTCTCTAACCACCCAGCACTTCGCTCTTTAGAAAGGGTGGCTCTTTATGGATTTATTTCTCCAAATAATCTCATAAATGGtgataaggaaaggaaaaatccaGATTACTTGGGGCAGCAAAAGGAGGTGTGTTCAGGGTACAGGCACTGTGCCAACCGTTCCCGGTAGAATAAGAACAGTTATACTCAGAACAAGGAAGTGAATTTAAAAATCGTAACTTGACTTGGGCTTAAAAGAGAGTaacagagagctggagagagggttgCTCAGTAGCTGAGATCTGAGATTGGTCCCCTGTATCCACGGTGGGCATCTCACAGGCACGTGGAGCTCCAGATGCAGGGGCTCTGATACCTCTGCCCTCGCAGGCACTAGCACACATGagacatacagtcacacacatgcacgtaaaTGAAACTTAAAGTCTTAACAGAACAGAGCTTGTAATAATGTTAAGGTAAGCGGACTAGCCTCTCTCAGGCTAGGTGGAAGCAATAGCACTCAGGCAGTGggaaaatttcacattttctcttaGCTTGACTAAGGGCCCATGAGCCATTTCTTTGCAATGGAGTCATTGAGGAAGAGAGGATCCCGAATTATCTTTGCCTGTGTGGTGTGGGAAAACAGAAGACTACCTCCCCAAATTCTTAGTTAACAGACACAAATGGCCTAATCACATTGAACAGCTGTCTCCAAAATCCTTCAGTACATTCTCACCAGTTTAGAAACTCTCCTACcatctgtctcagagaaactCAGTTTGTTCTCTCTTCCCTACCATAAAAATCACCAATGAAGTCTTCTCTTTCAATCTGTCTGGGCAAATTTTCCTTAACagtgaagaggaaacagagaaaggggaaggctTGAGGTATACTACTGGCAtcaagaatggggggggggcgaATGTCTAGAAGCACAATTTCTCATAGGATGGGTTTAGATCAGGGAGGGACTGAGTGACAAGGTGGGCACATCAGAAAGCTGGCAGTTATTGAGGAACCCTGCCATTACGGACAGATGGAAGCCGAGGCTGAGTGGCATTCTTTCAGCACTGCCGTAATTCTCTAAGATTAAATTTAATGAAAGCTACTTAGTGCCGGCCATAATAATGAACACCCAAATCAGCTATCATTATCATAATAACAATCAGTCATGGTGGTCATGTTTACGTCTCTCTTCATTCTAATcaactgcatttttttaaaaattatttatttaattatctatctatcttttttattattttgtatatttatctcGGGGGGTAGTAATGTGTACTTAAAAACAGGTGCCCTTGAACAACTCTGGAACCCCTtgagttggagttataggcagttgtaagccatcCAACAAAGACTATGGGAACTGCGTTCAGGTCCACAACAAGAGTAGTCTCTGTCCTTAAGCACTGAGCAATCCTGCCAGCACCTATGCTGTACTTTCTAAGGACAAAAAGCAAAATACTTGAAGCAGTTTCTGCAGCGATTCTTTTCTATCTGCTTTCAAATATCTCCATATAAGATCTAGCCACTGTCACATGAATCCAACCTTGGGCTGGGGCCCTGAACATGATCCTTAGTACATCTGCCAATTCTAGCAAATAAATAACTATAGATTCAGCCTTTTACTAATTTTGAACTTTATATgtgttggagattgaacctaagaccttgtatatataaaacatgttGCCTGCTATGAAGTTACATATCAGCCCTATTTGGTTATGAAGAAGTGTGAGGATTCTGGGAGTTAGAAAGATTTTTGTCACAGAATAATAACAAGGCTGCAAAATAATTAAGGCTAGGCTGGACTTAATGCTGACAAAGATCCTAGAAGTTATAAGGATTCAAGTGTCACAATCTCTTCATCCCAATGTGTAGGAAAATTACAAAGGCATAAATGAAATATTCTTATAATAAAATTCTGCTTGGGGATTATGTTGCAGGAGAAGAAAGG
Proteins encoded in this window:
- the C9H6orf141 gene encoding uncharacterized protein C6orf141 homolog, which codes for MNDPLAGIEPGRSRGRAVSSLRGVGGGPPAPDPALSKTDGDLSAAGGDVRSRTRENLDCQPWVREKVLFLLNPERWLGTQADRVCAELVDSEGFRPRIEDHRNSEPEPKLSRRRIATVPGAQPRNPAATPRSVLVRVVDYHETQEVQRTEWTKGQMTTRTKERSVTAVTFRTQSD